In Arcobacter lacus, a single genomic region encodes these proteins:
- the thrC gene encoding threonine synthase, with translation MNFIETRGNDGIKPVEVPFSEAILNPSTSFGGLYVPKHLPKLEDNFIQNHVNKSYKELAYDILKAFEIDIDENEIKKALDLYDNFDDASNPCPVVKVKEDLFVHEQYHGPTRAFKDMALQPFGSILSSIAKKRDEKYLILAATSGDTGPAALNTFKNKENIQVVCLYPDGGTSDVQRLQMVCEDGKNLKVLGIKGNFDDAQNALKNLLASKTFKEELEKDNIKLSAANSVNFGRIIFQIIYHFWSYIQLLKQNEITFGEKIYLVVPSGNFGNVLGAFYAQEMGLPIEKLLVASNENNILTEWINTGIYDIRNKELKLTKSPAMDILKSSNIERVIYSLFGANRTKELMEELNKNNIFEMSKKETEQLQKYFSAIYSNDTFGAKTIKEFLDIGYLMDPHTATCIKAYNELKEKPLKTVIYSTAEWTKFSPTVLNSLNENSIKYADKEALEEISSKYSAILPESIKELFNAKINHSLVINKEDIETEIVKFIREL, from the coding sequence GTGAATTTTATAGAAACAAGAGGAAATGACGGAATAAAACCTGTAGAAGTTCCATTTAGTGAAGCTATTTTAAATCCAAGTACATCTTTTGGAGGGCTTTATGTACCTAAGCATTTACCAAAATTAGAAGATAATTTTATTCAAAATCATGTAAATAAAAGCTACAAAGAGCTAGCTTATGATATTTTGAAAGCTTTTGAAATTGATATTGATGAAAATGAAATCAAAAAAGCTTTAGATTTATATGATAATTTTGATGATGCTTCAAATCCTTGTCCAGTTGTAAAGGTAAAAGAAGATTTATTTGTTCATGAACAATATCATGGACCAACACGAGCATTTAAAGATATGGCATTACAACCTTTTGGTTCAATTTTAAGCTCAATTGCAAAAAAAAGAGATGAAAAGTACCTTATTCTTGCTGCAACTTCAGGAGATACAGGACCAGCAGCATTAAATACATTTAAAAATAAAGAGAATATTCAAGTAGTTTGCCTTTATCCAGATGGTGGAACAAGTGATGTTCAAAGACTTCAAATGGTTTGTGAAGATGGGAAAAACTTAAAAGTATTAGGAATCAAAGGAAACTTTGATGATGCTCAAAATGCCCTTAAAAATTTACTTGCTTCAAAAACTTTTAAAGAGGAATTAGAAAAAGATAATATTAAATTAAGTGCTGCAAATTCAGTAAACTTTGGAAGAATTATATTTCAAATAATTTATCACTTCTGGTCATATATTCAACTATTGAAACAAAATGAAATTACATTTGGTGAAAAAATTTATTTAGTTGTTCCAAGTGGAAATTTCGGAAATGTTTTAGGAGCTTTTTATGCTCAAGAAATGGGACTTCCTATAGAAAAACTTTTAGTAGCATCAAATGAAAATAATATCTTAACAGAGTGGATAAATACAGGAATTTATGATATTAGAAATAAAGAACTAAAACTTACAAAATCTCCAGCAATGGATATTTTGAAATCTTCAAATATTGAAAGAGTAATTTATTCACTTTTTGGAGCAAATAGAACAAAAGAGTTAATGGAAGAGTTAAATAAAAATAATATATTTGAAATGAGTAAAAAAGAAACAGAACAACTACAAAAATATTTTTCTGCTATTTACTCAAATGACACTTTTGGAGCTAAAACAATTAAAGAGTTTTTAGATATTGGATACTTAATGGATCCTCATACTGCAACTTGTATAAAAGCATATAATGAGTTGAAAGAAAAACCTTTAAAAACTGTTATTTATTCAACTGCTGAATGGACAAAATTTTCTCCAACTGTATTAAATTCTTTAAATGAAAACTCTATAAAATATGCTGACAAAGAAGCTTTAGAAGAAATTTCATCAAAATATAGTGCAATCTTACCTGAAAGTATTAAAGAATTATTTAATGCAAAAATCAACCACTCTTTAGTAATAAATAAAGAAGATATTGAAACTGAAATCGTAAAATTTATTAGAGAATTATAA
- the petA gene encoding ubiquinol-cytochrome c reductase iron-sulfur subunit has translation MSNKTNRRDFIGYSFAAVAAVGGAASLVGMKQVWDPLPSVLAGGFTEIDLSSVKAGEPETFTWRGKPIFVLKKTTEMENSDRDLVIGEDRYTVAIGLCTHLGCIPAWKKDKWKCACHGGEFNPSAKNVFGPPPRPLDLPPFEVKGTTIVLGNEGPEYKKIADTLKA, from the coding sequence ATGTCTAATAAAACAAATAGACGAGATTTTATTGGTTATTCATTTGCTGCAGTTGCTGCGGTAGGTGGTGCTGCGTCTCTTGTTGGAATGAAACAAGTATGGGATCCACTTCCAAGTGTTCTTGCAGGTGGATTTACAGAAATAGATTTATCTTCAGTAAAAGCGGGTGAACCAGAAACTTTTACATGGAGAGGAAAACCTATTTTTGTTTTGAAAAAAACAACTGAGATGGAAAATAGTGATAGAGATTTAGTTATCGGTGAAGATAGATATACTGTTGCTATTGGTCTTTGTACACACTTAGGTTGTATTCCTGCATGGAAAAAAGATAAGTGGAAATGTGCATGTCATGGTGGGGAATTTAACCCTAGTGCAAAAAATGTTTTTGGACCACCACCAAGACCGCTAGATTTACCTCCATTTGAAGTAAAAGGAACTACAATCGTTTTAGGTAACGAAGGTCCTGAATACAAAAAAATCGCTGATACATTAAAAGCATAA
- a CDS encoding cytochrome b has product MAKFEKANSVGEWLDQRLNLTTFNKVMMTEYWIPKDINFLWAMGVLLATTFGILVISGLFLMMYYKPDVALAFDSVNYTIMQEVAFGWLFRHMHGVAASVVFLIIYIHMFTGIYYGSYKQGREMIWISGMLLFMTFSAAGFSGYMLPWGQMSYWAAMVITNLFGGVPVIGPELVVWIRGDFNVADATLTRFFMLHVFLLPITIMGIIGLHFYTLRIPHVNNQSSDEFDFDAEAEKYLSGNKKESKVIPFWPIFISKDLAVLGIFLIFYFYLVFFHYNFAMDPVNFDPANSMVTPAHIYPEWYFLWSYEVLRGFFFDIAGIKAFDIGLMAFAFANGIFLVLPWLDRDPKILPAHRRPAFFIWFWILMVDLIVLTVYGKLPPTGANAWVGFFAAVIFILLFIVLPIITKIDAKRRGTL; this is encoded by the coding sequence ATGGCAAAATTTGAAAAAGCTAACTCTGTTGGAGAATGGTTAGACCAAAGACTAAATCTAACTACATTCAATAAAGTTATGATGACTGAATATTGGATTCCTAAAGATATAAATTTCTTATGGGCAATGGGTGTATTATTAGCTACTACTTTTGGTATTTTAGTAATTTCTGGACTGTTTTTAATGATGTATTACAAACCTGATGTTGCATTAGCATTTGATTCAGTTAACTATACAATTATGCAAGAAGTTGCATTTGGTTGGTTATTTAGACATATGCATGGTGTTGCAGCTTCTGTTGTATTCTTAATTATTTATATTCACATGTTTACAGGAATTTATTATGGTTCTTATAAACAAGGTAGAGAAATGATTTGGATTTCAGGTATGTTATTATTTATGACATTCTCTGCTGCTGGATTCTCTGGATATATGTTACCATGGGGACAAATGTCTTATTGGGCTGCAATGGTTATTACTAACTTATTTGGTGGAGTTCCTGTTATTGGTCCTGAATTAGTTGTATGGATTAGAGGTGACTTTAACGTTGCTGATGCTACATTAACAAGATTCTTTATGTTACACGTATTCTTATTACCAATTACTATTATGGGTATTATTGGACTACACTTTTATACATTAAGAATTCCTCACGTTAATAACCAATCTTCTGATGAATTTGATTTTGATGCTGAAGCTGAAAAATATTTAAGTGGAAACAAAAAAGAATCAAAAGTTATTCCTTTCTGGCCAATATTTATCTCTAAAGATTTAGCGGTTCTTGGAATATTCTTGATTTTCTATTTCTACTTAGTATTCTTCCATTATAATTTTGCAATGGATCCAGTAAACTTTGACCCGGCAAATTCAATGGTTACGCCTGCTCACATTTATCCAGAGTGGTATTTCTTATGGTCATATGAAGTATTAAGAGGTTTCTTCTTTGATATTGCTGGAATTAAAGCTTTTGATATTGGATTAATGGCTTTTGCTTTCGCTAATGGTATTTTCTTAGTATTACCTTGGTTAGATAGAGATCCAAAAATTTTACCAGCACACAGAAGACCAGCATTCTTTATTTGGTTCTGGATATTAATGGTAGATTTAATTGTTTTAACTGTTTATGGTAAATTACCTCCAACAGGAGCAAATGCATGGGTTGGATTCTTTGCAGCTGTAATATTTATTTTATTATTCATTGTACTTCCAATAATTACAAAAATTGATGCAAAAAGAAGGGGAACACTATGA
- a CDS encoding c-type cytochrome, producing the protein MREFKILAVVIVLTLITYWGVEPFAHSQMHPHVSPANFNFAEADKESAKEGVEKAEKALAEAEKAGNEKAIHTAKTDLDAKTTFEKDINEFWASNEESIKAVGDVANGETLVTTNCTACHSIESKGFPKVMDNATAASAYGVTPPDLSAVGKLYSKEYLVGFVKNPVKASKVEHKFVDGKVHPMPGYDWMSAQEIADIVAYLQSIAPKEMTNKEVFHDACQRCHSIKYADMKGGSMTAFTPNADIKTYMGKLPPDLSQYIRSRGHEYLDTFINDPQKQLEGTSMPRVGLTEESQKQVISYLEEVGDSKKLQREELGPKFLIYLVVFAIFAFLWKASKWRDVH; encoded by the coding sequence ATGAGAGAATTTAAAATTTTAGCAGTAGTAATAGTTTTAACACTAATTACTTACTGGGGAGTTGAACCATTTGCTCATTCGCAAATGCATCCACATGTGTCTCCTGCAAATTTTAATTTTGCTGAAGCTGATAAAGAATCAGCAAAAGAAGGTGTTGAAAAAGCTGAAAAAGCTTTAGCTGAAGCTGAAAAAGCTGGAAATGAAAAAGCTATTCATACAGCAAAAACTGATTTAGATGCTAAAACAACTTTTGAAAAAGACATTAATGAATTTTGGGCTTCTAACGAAGAATCAATTAAAGCAGTTGGTGATGTAGCAAATGGTGAAACTTTAGTTACAACAAACTGTACAGCTTGTCATAGTATTGAATCAAAAGGTTTTCCAAAAGTTATGGATAATGCTACTGCAGCATCAGCTTATGGTGTTACTCCTCCTGATTTAAGTGCAGTAGGAAAACTTTATTCTAAAGAGTATTTAGTTGGATTTGTAAAAAACCCAGTTAAAGCTTCAAAAGTTGAACACAAATTTGTTGATGGAAAAGTTCATCCAATGCCAGGATATGATTGGATGTCAGCACAAGAAATTGCTGATATAGTTGCGTACTTACAATCAATTGCTCCAAAAGAGATGACTAACAAAGAAGTTTTCCATGATGCTTGTCAAAGATGTCACTCTATTAAATATGCTGATATGAAAGGTGGTTCAATGACTGCATTTACTCCAAATGCAGATATTAAAACTTATATGGGTAAATTACCTCCAGATTTATCTCAATATATCAGAAGTAGAGGTCATGAGTATTTAGATACATTTATTAATGATCCTCAAAAACAACTTGAAGGTACATCTATGCCAAGAGTTGGATTAACTGAAGAGTCACAAAAACAAGTAATTTCTTATTTAGAAGAAGTTGGAGATTCTAAAAAATTACAAAGAGAAGAATTAGGACCTAAGTTCTTAATCTATCTAGTAGTTTTTGCAATATTTGCATTCTTATGGAAAGCAAGTAAATGGAGAGATGTTCACTAA